One window of Nostoc sp. C052 genomic DNA carries:
- a CDS encoding photosystem I assembly protein Ycf3 produces MPRTQKNDNFVDKSFTVMADIILKILPTNKKAKEAFVYYRDGMSAQAEGEYAEALEYYEEALTLEEDTNDRGYIFYNMGLIYASNGDHEKALELYHKAIELNPRLPQALNNIAVIYHYQGEKEKEAGDNEAGEALFDQAADYWIRAIRMAPNNYIEAQNWLKTTGRSQIDVFF; encoded by the coding sequence ATGCCAAGAACACAAAAAAACGATAATTTTGTTGACAAATCCTTTACAGTGATGGCGGATATCATTCTGAAGATCCTGCCAACCAACAAAAAAGCTAAAGAAGCGTTTGTTTATTATCGAGATGGTATGTCGGCCCAAGCGGAAGGGGAATATGCTGAGGCATTGGAATACTATGAAGAAGCTCTAACACTAGAGGAAGATACCAACGATCGCGGCTATATTTTCTACAATATGGGGCTAATCTATGCCAGCAATGGCGACCACGAAAAGGCTTTAGAACTATATCACAAGGCAATTGAGTTAAACCCACGCCTACCCCAAGCTTTGAACAATATCGCCGTGATTTATCACTACCAAGGCGAAAAGGAAAAAGAAGCTGGAGATAACGAGGCTGGCGAAGCACTTTTTGACCAAGCCGCAGACTATTGGATTCGTGCTATTCGCATGGCTCCCAATAACTACATCGAAGCCCAAAACTGGCTGAAAACCACCGGGCGATCGCAAATTGACGTATTCTTCTAA
- a CDS encoding YcjF family protein produces MPLSRIVTLIVGLIVILGLALWLIDSLSRLYWQLSYSPLLGNLLLLLLIILIGALVAAFVYYVLVIQSGEKRSRRNPKRVTAAQIPAAKSDAASTTLQAVRQQVGQIQDEVARQALLSRSREIEANLARGEIQVVVFGTGSAGKTSLVNAIMGRMVGQVDAPMGTTQVGETYCLRLKGLERKILITDTPGILEAGVAGTEREQMARELATEADLLLFVVDNDLRRSEYEPLRGLAEIGKRSLLVLNKTDLYTDEDKESILARLRQRVRGFIATNDVVAIAANPQPAQLETGETFQPEPDIVPLLRRTAAVLRAEGEDLVADNILLQSLRLGDEARKLIDGQRRRQADKIVERFQWIGAGVVSVTPIPVVDLLATAAVNAQMVVEIGRVYGCELNMERGRELALSLAKTIASLGIVKGAIQLLSTALQLNVATFIIGRAIQGVTAAYLTRIAGKSFIEYFRHDQDWGDGGMTEVVQRQFQINRRDEFIKAFIQEAIARVVKPLQDKSEVIEHDEEINS; encoded by the coding sequence ATGCCTCTGTCACGCATAGTAACGCTGATTGTCGGTCTAATCGTCATTTTGGGGCTAGCTCTATGGCTAATTGATTCCCTATCACGCCTCTATTGGCAATTGTCCTATTCACCGTTGCTAGGTAATTTGCTGCTATTGCTGCTGATTATCCTCATTGGAGCCTTGGTTGCCGCTTTCGTTTATTATGTACTGGTGATTCAATCTGGGGAAAAGCGATCGCGTCGCAACCCGAAGCGAGTCACTGCGGCACAAATTCCGGCTGCTAAATCTGATGCTGCTTCTACAACTCTCCAGGCTGTGCGGCAACAGGTAGGGCAAATTCAAGATGAAGTGGCACGCCAAGCTTTATTAAGTCGATCGCGAGAGATTGAAGCCAATTTAGCGCGGGGTGAAATTCAAGTAGTGGTATTTGGTACGGGGAGTGCTGGCAAAACTTCCCTAGTAAATGCGATTATGGGACGCATGGTCGGTCAGGTGGATGCACCGATGGGTACAACTCAGGTTGGAGAAACCTATTGTCTGCGCTTGAAGGGGTTAGAACGGAAGATTTTAATTACAGATACGCCGGGGATTTTAGAAGCCGGGGTGGCGGGAACAGAACGGGAACAGATGGCGCGAGAACTGGCAACAGAAGCAGATTTACTGTTGTTTGTGGTGGATAATGATTTACGACGCTCAGAATATGAGCCACTACGGGGTTTGGCAGAAATTGGGAAGCGATCGCTCTTAGTTCTCAACAAAACTGATTTATATACAGATGAAGATAAAGAATCCATCCTCGCGAGATTGCGTCAACGGGTACGGGGATTTATTGCTACTAATGATGTGGTAGCGATCGCAGCTAATCCCCAACCTGCACAACTAGAAACTGGCGAAACCTTCCAGCCAGAACCCGATATCGTTCCATTGTTGCGGCGCACGGCTGCTGTTTTACGTGCTGAAGGTGAAGATTTGGTAGCAGATAATATTCTTTTACAATCTCTGCGATTGGGAGACGAGGCGCGAAAACTCATCGATGGCCAGCGCCGCCGTCAAGCTGACAAAATCGTAGAACGGTTTCAATGGATTGGTGCTGGTGTAGTATCAGTCACCCCAATACCGGTTGTAGATTTATTGGCGACAGCCGCAGTTAATGCTCAAATGGTTGTGGAAATTGGCAGAGTCTACGGCTGTGAATTGAATATGGAACGGGGAAGAGAGTTAGCCCTTTCTTTAGCGAAAACTATTGCTAGTTTAGGCATTGTTAAGGGAGCAATTCAATTATTATCTACAGCGTTGCAACTCAATGTTGCCACCTTTATTATTGGTAGAGCAATTCAAGGCGTGACAGCAGCTTATTTAACGCGAATTGCTGGTAAAAGTTTTATTGAATATTTTCGTCATGACCAAGATTGGGGTGATGGTGGAATGACAGAAGTTGTACAGCGACAGTTTCAAATTAATCGCAGAGATGAATTTATCAAAGCTTTTATTCAAGAAGCGATCGCGCGGGTAGTGAAGCCGTTACAAGATAAATCTGAAGTAATTGAACACGATGAAGAAATCAATAGTTAA
- the gatC gene encoding Asp-tRNA(Asn)/Glu-tRNA(Gln) amidotransferase subunit GatC, which produces MIDQEQVHKVANLARLELTPQEEEQFTTQLGSILDYIEQLNELDVTNVAPTTRAIDVSNITREDELQPYPDRQSILNGAPEQEGEFFKVPKILNAE; this is translated from the coding sequence ATGATTGACCAAGAACAAGTTCACAAGGTAGCTAATCTTGCTCGTTTAGAATTGACTCCACAAGAAGAAGAACAATTCACTACTCAGTTGGGAAGTATTCTGGACTATATTGAACAACTGAATGAACTTGATGTCACTAATGTGGCCCCAACAACAAGGGCAATTGATGTCAGCAATATCACACGAGAGGATGAATTGCAACCCTATCCTGACAGACAAAGTATTCTCAATGGTGCGCCTGAACAGGAAGGCGAATTTTTCAAAGTACCAAAAATCCTTAATGCTGAATAG
- a CDS encoding DUF2809 domain-containing protein, protein MLRHRNQTIFIIISILIVIPMGFLFKYYNGPAYHWFNDYGAAVFYEIFWCLFAFWFFRSRAAVIQIPIWVFVITCILEFLQLWHPPLLEKIRATLIGKLLLGTTFVWWDFPHYLLGSVLGWLWLRQLYKIGYAKKNQG, encoded by the coding sequence ATGCTTCGACATCGTAACCAAACAATATTTATTATTATTTCTATACTCATCGTTATACCGATGGGCTTTTTGTTTAAGTATTATAATGGGCCTGCCTATCATTGGTTTAACGACTACGGAGCAGCTGTCTTTTACGAAATATTTTGGTGTCTGTTCGCATTTTGGTTTTTCAGAAGTCGAGCGGCTGTAATCCAAATTCCTATATGGGTTTTTGTCATCACTTGTATACTAGAATTCTTGCAACTTTGGCATCCGCCACTATTAGAAAAAATCCGCGCCACCTTGATAGGTAAATTGTTACTTGGTACAACCTTTGTTTGGTGGGATTTTCCTCATTATTTACTGGGTTCTGTTTTAGGTTGGTTGTGGCTGCGACAATTATACAAGATAGGTTATGCAAAAAAGAATCAAGGTTAA
- a CDS encoding response regulator — MKTIIENQNNSINYSPSRGIVLVVDDNPANLQVLSSFLDQSSFEVWAARSGEKALQRLENDDLPDLILLDVMMPGIDGFETCKQLKTNPRVQDIPVIFMTALSETADKVKGLQLGAVDYITKPFQHEEVLVRIENHLKLRNLTKTLIAKNAELQQTQTQLIQAEKVAALGQLTAGIAHEVNNPINFIAGNLNFVEQYVQEVVNLLHLYQKYLPDPPKEIQTAIQKSDLTFLLDDLSKIIKSMQVGTDRVTEIVSYLNNFSRHREAGKKLANLHEGLESTLLILGHRFKRNAHHPAIQLVKEYGDLPLIECFPGEINQVFMNLICNAIDAIEEKNQNKDIDTIYQNPGVIKIKTQAIGEQVILRVADNGSGISNADRTKIFDAFYTTKPIGKGTGLGLSIAYQIVVNNHHGKLTYNSKPGEGIEFIIELPIR; from the coding sequence ATGAAAACGATTATTGAAAACCAAAATAATTCTATCAATTATTCTCCTTCCAGAGGAATTGTTTTAGTCGTTGACGATAACCCTGCCAATTTACAAGTTTTATCCAGCTTTCTGGATCAGTCTAGCTTTGAAGTTTGGGCAGCACGCAGCGGCGAGAAAGCCCTTCAGCGATTAGAAAATGATGATTTACCTGATTTAATCTTGCTGGATGTGATGATGCCAGGTATAGATGGTTTTGAAACCTGTAAACAGCTAAAAACCAATCCTCGTGTCCAAGATATTCCGGTTATTTTTATGACAGCACTATCAGAAACCGCTGATAAAGTCAAAGGTTTGCAATTGGGAGCCGTAGACTACATTACCAAACCTTTTCAGCATGAAGAAGTCTTAGTGCGGATCGAAAATCACCTGAAGCTGAGAAATTTGACAAAAACCTTAATTGCTAAAAATGCCGAATTGCAACAAACTCAAACTCAACTGATTCAAGCAGAAAAGGTAGCAGCTTTAGGACAACTGACAGCAGGAATTGCCCATGAAGTGAATAATCCGATCAATTTTATAGCTGGCAACTTAAATTTTGTGGAACAGTATGTACAAGAGGTAGTTAATTTACTACATCTCTATCAAAAATATCTGCCCGATCCACCCAAGGAAATTCAAACAGCAATTCAAAAAAGCGATCTTACCTTTTTATTAGATGATTTATCTAAAATTATTAAATCTATGCAGGTTGGTACAGATCGAGTTACAGAAATTGTGTCATATCTAAACAACTTCTCGCGCCACAGAGAAGCTGGTAAGAAACTAGCTAACCTGCATGAAGGGTTAGAAAGTACATTACTCATTCTCGGACATCGCTTTAAACGAAATGCTCATCACCCAGCCATCCAATTAGTTAAAGAATATGGAGACTTGCCACTTATTGAGTGTTTTCCTGGTGAAATAAATCAGGTTTTTATGAATTTAATTTGCAATGCGATCGATGCTATTGAAGAAAAAAATCAAAATAAAGACATTGATACAATTTATCAAAATCCTGGGGTAATTAAAATTAAAACTCAGGCAATTGGAGAGCAAGTTATTTTAAGAGTTGCCGACAATGGTTCAGGTATAAGCAATGCAGATCGCACAAAAATATTTGATGCTTTTTATACAACCAAACCTATCGGCAAAGGAACCGGGCTTGGCCTATCTATTGCTTATCAAATTGTGGTTAATAATCATCATGGCAAGCTCACATACAATTCTAAACCAGGTGAAGGCATAGAGTTTATTATTGAGTTACCGATTCGATAA
- a CDS encoding carotenoid oxygenase family protein, with product MQTISKKSTKKSWAGAIVEPAKEFPLTQLSIISGKIPDGLRGTLYRNGPGRLERGGARVGHWFDGDGAILGVHFTDAGVTGVYRYVQTAEYQAETQADRFLYGVYGMHTPGPIWKRWGQQVKNAANTSVLALPDKLLALWEATNPCALDLQTLETKGLDDLGALDNGLPYSAHYKRDSQTGEIFNFGISIGSSVQLNLYKSDATGKIIQKTAFKLDRYSIIHDFVLTQKYLVFFMPPMRMKMLSMMLGVTTFSESLLWEPQLGTQVLIFDRENLSLVSRGETDPWFNWHFGNGYEDQDGSVILDVVRYSDFQQTNEYLREFASGETHTVTKGTLWQVRLNPKTGKVTAIQEVVNRKCEFPVVQRSLVGQPWRYTYVSLMPQRGDTDKEWFGAIARFDYKTETLTEADLGENRYPSEPIHAQDAYNPEQGWVLTVVYDGNSHSSEVWVFDSDRLDAEPVCKLGLPSVIPHSFHGTWNPS from the coding sequence ATGCAGACTATTAGCAAAAAGTCAACAAAAAAATCTTGGGCTGGGGCGATCGTAGAACCAGCAAAAGAATTTCCTCTTACCCAACTATCAATTATTTCTGGCAAAATTCCAGATGGCTTGCGTGGCACACTTTACCGCAATGGCCCCGGACGGCTAGAACGTGGCGGCGCTCGCGTGGGACACTGGTTTGATGGAGATGGGGCAATTCTCGGCGTTCATTTCACAGATGCAGGAGTTACTGGAGTCTATCGCTATGTGCAAACAGCAGAATATCAAGCTGAAACTCAAGCGGATAGGTTTCTTTATGGTGTCTATGGGATGCATACACCAGGCCCCATCTGGAAGCGCTGGGGTCAACAGGTTAAGAATGCAGCGAATACCTCAGTGTTGGCTTTACCTGATAAATTGTTGGCTTTATGGGAAGCAACCAATCCTTGTGCCCTTGATTTGCAAACTTTAGAAACCAAGGGATTGGATGATTTAGGTGCTTTGGACAACGGATTACCTTATTCTGCTCATTACAAGCGCGATTCCCAAACAGGCGAAATTTTTAACTTTGGAATCAGTATCGGCAGTTCTGTACAACTGAATCTCTACAAAAGCGATGCGACTGGCAAAATTATCCAAAAAACTGCTTTTAAGCTAGATCGTTACTCTATAATCCATGATTTTGTTTTAACTCAAAAGTATCTGGTGTTTTTCATGCCACCGATGCGGATGAAAATGCTGTCAATGATGCTAGGTGTGACTACCTTTAGTGAATCTCTGTTGTGGGAACCTCAGCTAGGAACCCAGGTGTTAATCTTTGACCGAGAAAATTTATCTTTAGTTAGTCGTGGCGAAACCGATCCTTGGTTTAATTGGCATTTTGGCAATGGCTATGAAGATCAAGACGGTTCCGTGATTCTGGATGTGGTGCGATATTCAGATTTTCAACAAACTAATGAGTATCTCAGAGAATTTGCAAGTGGTGAGACGCACACAGTAACTAAAGGAACATTATGGCAAGTGCGCCTCAATCCTAAAACTGGCAAAGTCACAGCAATACAGGAAGTTGTCAATCGCAAGTGTGAATTTCCTGTGGTGCAGCGATCTCTCGTTGGGCAACCTTGGCGCTATACTTATGTATCATTAATGCCCCAAAGAGGGGATACAGACAAAGAATGGTTCGGTGCGATCGCTCGCTTCGACTACAAAACCGAAACCCTCACCGAAGCAGACTTAGGAGAAAACCGCTATCCTTCAGAACCCATTCACGCCCAAGATGCCTACAACCCTGAGCAAGGCTGGGTACTAACCGTTGTATACGATGGTAATTCTCATAGTAGTGAAGTTTGGGTATTTGATAGCGATCGCCTGGATGCAGAACCCGTTTGCAAACTAGGATTACCTAGCGTCATTCCTCACAGTTTCCACGGTACTTGGAACCCAAGTTAA
- a CDS encoding glutathione S-transferase family protein, with translation MELLRLYDFLPSGNGYKIRLLLTQLGMPFERIELNILKGDTRTPEFLSKNPNGKIPVLEIEPGKYLAESNAILVYLSEGTEFLPYDRFLRAQVLQWLCFEQYSHEPFIATSRFWISILGKTEEYSEAIKQKREPGYTALNLMDKHLTSHTFFVGERYTIADIALFAYTHVADEGGFDLTQFPAIQAWIERVKAQPRYISITQA, from the coding sequence ATGGAACTACTGCGCCTGTACGATTTTTTACCTTCTGGCAATGGTTATAAGATACGTCTTTTATTGACACAACTAGGTATGCCTTTTGAGAGGATAGAGCTTAATATCTTGAAAGGTGATACTCGCACACCAGAATTTTTAAGTAAAAATCCCAATGGGAAGATACCTGTTTTAGAAATCGAGCCAGGGAAATATTTGGCAGAATCAAATGCCATATTGGTGTATCTAAGTGAAGGCACAGAATTTTTACCTTATGACCGCTTTTTAAGAGCGCAAGTGCTGCAATGGTTATGTTTTGAACAATATAGTCATGAGCCTTTTATTGCTACATCAAGATTTTGGATTTCTATTTTAGGTAAAACTGAAGAATATAGTGAAGCTATCAAGCAAAAACGTGAACCAGGTTATACAGCACTTAACTTGATGGACAAACATTTAACTTCTCACACTTTTTTTGTAGGAGAGCGCTACACAATTGCTGATATTGCCTTATTCGCTTACACTCATGTAGCTGATGAAGGCGGTTTTGATTTGACACAATTTCCTGCTATCCAAGCTTGGATAGAAAGAGTCAAAGCTCAACCAAGATATATCAGTATTACACAAGCATAA
- a CDS encoding DUF167 domain-containing protein produces MQKRIKVKPNSKQQKIEEQPDGSLTVYLKSPPVDGKANEELIKLLADKFDIPKSHIRIKSGLSSRQKLIEIDTDI; encoded by the coding sequence ATGCAAAAAAGAATCAAGGTTAAGCCTAATTCAAAACAGCAAAAGATTGAAGAACAACCTGATGGTAGTCTAACTGTGTATTTAAAATCGCCCCCAGTTGATGGTAAGGCTAATGAAGAGTTAATTAAACTACTAGCAGATAAATTTGATATACCTAAATCTCATATCAGAATTAAGTCAGGTTTGTCTTCTCGGCAAAAGCTGATAGAAATTGATACAGATATCTAA
- a CDS encoding lysophospholipid acyltransferase family protein, translating into MSKKQHFLNKKPGWSLDERDPKFIESLMPVFGFFYHHYFRVQTSGWDNIPPQEKVLFVGSHNGGLAAPDMAMVMYDWFRRFGVEQPVFGLMHPKAWQVSTPLAQLAAKAGAIIAHPKMAYTALHSGASVLVYPGGAEDVFRPFYLRNKIYFAGRQGFIKLALRENVPIVPVISWGAHDTLIVIADCYKVVRQLHQWGMPWLLGIDPEVFPIYLGLPWGLAIGPLPNIPLPVPMYTHVCPPIVFKRYGPEAASDRYYVNECYELVVSQMQQELDRLVELTANANSL; encoded by the coding sequence ATGTCAAAAAAGCAACATTTCTTAAACAAAAAGCCCGGCTGGTCTTTGGATGAGCGAGATCCAAAGTTCATAGAATCTCTGATGCCCGTGTTTGGCTTTTTCTATCACCACTATTTTCGAGTTCAAACTAGTGGCTGGGATAATATTCCCCCCCAAGAAAAAGTTCTATTTGTCGGTTCGCACAATGGGGGACTTGCAGCACCCGATATGGCAATGGTGATGTATGACTGGTTCCGACGATTTGGTGTAGAGCAACCCGTTTTTGGTCTGATGCATCCCAAGGCTTGGCAGGTTAGCACGCCACTAGCGCAACTGGCCGCCAAGGCTGGAGCAATCATCGCCCATCCGAAAATGGCTTATACTGCCTTACACTCTGGAGCTAGTGTACTAGTTTATCCCGGTGGAGCCGAAGATGTATTCCGACCGTTTTATTTACGTAACAAAATCTATTTTGCGGGACGGCAAGGATTTATCAAATTAGCATTACGGGAAAATGTGCCGATTGTGCCTGTGATTTCCTGGGGCGCTCACGATACACTGATTGTAATTGCTGACTGCTACAAAGTTGTGCGGCAACTCCACCAGTGGGGGATGCCTTGGCTGTTAGGGATTGACCCAGAAGTTTTTCCGATCTATCTTGGACTACCTTGGGGATTAGCAATTGGCCCGCTGCCCAATATTCCCTTACCAGTGCCCATGTACACACATGTTTGTCCACCAATTGTATTTAAACGCTACGGCCCTGAAGCAGCTAGCGATCGCTATTATGTCAATGAATGTTATGAATTAGTTGTTAGTCAGATGCAGCAAGAGTTAGACCGCCTAGTGGAGCTAACTGCTAATGCCAATTCTCTTTGA
- a CDS encoding MoaD/ThiS family protein, translating into MSKSAITVTVKLFAAYQEAFRVSELVLEFPNSMPVKAVCDRLIVEHPELSQWRDITRFGINLIFVEPDTLLQDGDEVVLIPPVSGG; encoded by the coding sequence ATGTCTAAATCTGCAATCACTGTTACCGTCAAGTTGTTTGCTGCTTATCAAGAAGCCTTTAGGGTTTCAGAGTTAGTGCTGGAATTTCCTAATAGTATGCCAGTTAAAGCAGTGTGCGATCGCCTCATCGTTGAACACCCTGAACTCTCCCAATGGCGTGATATAACTCGGTTTGGGATTAATCTGATATTTGTCGAACCAGATACACTACTACAAGATGGGGATGAAGTCGTGCTGATTCCACCAGTTAGCGGTGGTTAG
- a CDS encoding SOS response-associated peptidase, with protein MCGRFTLNQSAAGLSQVFHVESVPDLAAEYNIAPTQMVATVLQNPESEKREFKQLYWGLIPSWAKDAGIGAKLINARAETVAEKPSFRSAFKHRRCLVLADGFYEWQRQQGKKQPFYFRLQDGQPFGFAGLWERWKTPANEEIISCTILTTAANELLQPIHERMPVILEPQDYDLWLDSQVQTPQTLQQLLRPYPAPAMTAYPVSTLVNNSRHNNSECIVPLSQENAPANQLN; from the coding sequence ATGTGTGGAAGATTTACGCTAAACCAGTCGGCAGCAGGATTATCTCAAGTTTTCCATGTGGAGTCAGTTCCAGATTTAGCCGCTGAATATAACATCGCACCTACGCAAATGGTGGCAACAGTGTTACAAAATCCCGAAAGCGAAAAGCGGGAATTTAAGCAGTTGTATTGGGGGTTAATTCCGTCATGGGCGAAAGATGCGGGAATCGGGGCAAAGCTGATTAACGCGAGAGCCGAAACTGTTGCCGAAAAACCCTCTTTTCGTTCAGCTTTTAAGCATAGACGCTGTTTAGTGCTAGCTGATGGCTTTTATGAGTGGCAACGCCAACAAGGTAAGAAGCAGCCATTTTATTTTCGTCTCCAAGATGGGCAACCCTTCGGCTTTGCCGGTTTGTGGGAGAGATGGAAAACTCCTGCTAATGAAGAAATAATCTCTTGTACAATTTTGACAACGGCAGCTAACGAATTACTCCAACCCATTCATGAGCGGATGCCAGTGATTCTGGAGCCACAAGATTACGATTTATGGCTAGATTCCCAAGTGCAAACGCCCCAAACCCTACAGCAGCTATTGCGTCCCTATCCAGCACCAGCAATGACTGCATATCCAGTTAGCACCTTGGTAAACAATTCTCGGCATAATAATTCAGAATGTATCGTACCCCTCAGTCAGGAGAATGCCCCCGCAAATCAGTTAAATTAG
- a CDS encoding serine/threonine-protein kinase: protein MSHHIIGKLLQGRYQIVQSLGAGVFGQTYIAVDVDYPENPKCVVKQIKVSSSESGYLEMLRLLFLTETQTLKLLGSHDQIPGFIACFEENEQFYLVQECIEGHALTAELPIDQYFGCLWSESEVVEFLIDALGILEFVHSQGVIHCDLKPENLIRRNSDRKLVMIDFGSIQSIDFGIGAELPIYRIPVTSLGYIPPEQFIGQTQPNSDIYALGMIAIQALTGLEPLQLKVDPYTNEIFWRSPNTPVNDYLAAVLSQMIRYNYQDRFESAGEVLRILKQIVWETQPSEILEADSQFLLEAAKNPAPVKSSLLFTGMKVGLAANSLLMGFGVYSLVNNAPAYSETDTLYKAKKEYQAGDLEEAIALAKSIPSHSNVYPEAQATIEEWQEQWQVAAQQYEIAQIAFHESRWSDVLHAAVKVPNILYWQSKTDKLIQKASVNIEVQTQDLLVKAYEKAEIKDFSGALQYLRQIPQESHAGALVQEKLAEYDRKRQIRAAYFLQKAYKKASIGDFDLALKFLKKIPQDTLVYAQAQVKLNEYTQKQRVTDDNQKVAFAKRTNSSFSKNSATKIEYLQGVNYLQEVNIR from the coding sequence ATGAGCCACCACATAATCGGTAAATTACTACAAGGGCGTTACCAAATTGTCCAAAGCCTGGGTGCAGGGGTGTTTGGACAAACATACATTGCTGTAGACGTAGATTATCCAGAGAATCCCAAATGCGTTGTTAAGCAGATTAAAGTTAGCAGTTCCGAATCTGGATACTTGGAGATGCTGAGGTTGCTGTTTCTGACTGAAACCCAAACCCTCAAGCTTCTGGGAAGCCATGACCAAATTCCTGGATTTATCGCCTGTTTTGAAGAAAACGAGCAATTTTATTTAGTGCAAGAGTGTATTGAAGGACATGCGCTAACTGCGGAATTGCCTATCGATCAATATTTTGGGTGTCTGTGGAGTGAAAGCGAAGTTGTAGAATTTTTGATAGATGCCTTAGGTATTTTAGAATTTGTTCACTCTCAAGGCGTGATTCATTGCGATCTCAAACCGGAAAATTTGATTAGACGTAATAGCGATCGCAAGTTAGTTATGATTGACTTTGGCTCAATCCAGTCGATCGATTTTGGCATCGGTGCAGAATTGCCCATTTATCGAATTCCCGTCACTTCATTGGGATACATACCACCAGAACAATTTATTGGTCAAACACAGCCCAACAGTGATATTTATGCACTGGGTATGATTGCCATTCAGGCTTTAACTGGGTTAGAACCACTACAATTAAAAGTTGATCCTTATACTAATGAAATTTTTTGGCGTTCTCCAAACACGCCAGTTAACGATTATCTAGCTGCTGTTCTCAGCCAAATGATCCGCTACAATTACCAAGACCGCTTTGAGTCTGCGGGTGAGGTACTGCGGATACTTAAGCAAATAGTATGGGAAACTCAGCCATCAGAAATATTAGAAGCAGATTCTCAATTTCTTCTAGAAGCCGCAAAAAATCCTGCGCCTGTAAAGTCATCACTGTTATTCACAGGAATGAAAGTAGGATTGGCAGCTAATTCTTTATTAATGGGATTTGGTGTATATTCTTTAGTTAATAATGCACCTGCATACTCCGAAACAGATACTTTATATAAAGCAAAAAAAGAATATCAAGCAGGGGATTTAGAAGAAGCGATCGCACTTGCTAAATCAATTCCCTCCCATAGTAATGTTTATCCAGAAGCGCAAGCCACAATTGAAGAATGGCAAGAGCAATGGCAAGTAGCTGCACAGCAATATGAAATAGCACAAATAGCTTTTCATGAGAGCAGATGGTCAGATGTTCTTCATGCTGCTGTTAAAGTTCCAAATATTTTATACTGGCAATCTAAAACAGATAAACTAATTCAGAAAGCATCTGTCAATATTGAAGTACAGACGCAAGATTTATTAGTAAAAGCTTACGAAAAAGCCGAGATAAAAGATTTTTCTGGAGCATTACAATACCTGCGTCAAATCCCTCAAGAAAGTCATGCAGGTGCTTTAGTTCAAGAAAAGTTAGCTGAGTACGATCGCAAACGGCAGATCAGAGCAGCTTACTTTTTGCAGAAAGCCTATAAAAAAGCATCTATTGGTGATTTCGATCTGGCTCTAAAATTTCTCAAAAAGATTCCTCAAGATACTCTAGTTTATGCTCAAGCTCAAGTCAAATTGAATGAGTATACTCAAAAACAACGCGTGACAGATGACAATCAAAAGGTAGCTTTTGCAAAAAGAACAAATTCATCCTTCTCTAAAAACTCAGCTACTAAAATTGAATATCTTCAGGGAGTAAATTACCTGCAAGAGGTGAATATTCGTTAG